The Streptomyces nigra genome includes the window CCGTCCGGGACCGGCCGGTACGTCCTCGATCGCGGCGGTGTCGACGAGGCTCCAGGATCCGGCACTCTGCCCGGAGTTGTCCTGATTCGTGATCTCGGGGCTCTCCACCGGGGAACTGTCCGGAGAGGCGGTGGCCGTGAAACCGGACTTCTCAGCCTTCTCGGACTTTCCTGACTTCCCGGCCTCGGGCGAGGACGGTGCGGAGCTCTCCGGCGACGCGGACGACGAGCCGCTCGGGGTGTTCGACGCACCGTCGGAGGAGCCCGAACCGCCCGAAGAACCGGAAGACTCGGACGAGTCGGAAGAATCAGAGGAATCGAGCAAGCCGGACGACCCGGACACCTCGCTCGGGGAGTCCCCGGAGACACCGGTGTCGAGGTCGACGGCACCCGACTTCTTGCTGAGCCCGTTGAGCACCGCACAGGTGCCCCACGGGACGGTCCCGCGCTCGGCGAGGATCTTCTGCGCCACGGCGATCTGCTGCGAGCGGCTCGCCAGATCCGGGCTCGCGGCGTAGTCGAGACCGCCGAAGCCCTCCCAGTCCGCCTGGGTCAACTGGAGTCCGCCGTAGTGCCCGTTGCCCGTGTCCGCGCTCCAGGAGCCGCCGCTCTCGCATTCGGCGACCTTGTCCCACACGCTCCCGTCCGCCGCGCTCGCGCCCGAGGCGCCGAGGAGCGGGATGGCGATGGCGGAGCCGGTCACTCCGGCCGCGACGAGAAGAGCCGGAGCCTGACGGGGGCGACGGTGACGACCGTTCCCGGAGAGCATGCGGGGACCTTTCGCGAGACAGCGGTGACCAAGGGACGCGGAATCCGCGTGCCTTCGTTGATGGGTGAACGTATAGGCAGACGATCACTTGTCACAAGTTAATGCCGCGCAGATCACGTGAAGATCACAGAGATGAGCGCATGTCATGTTTGCGGAGCGGAACTCTTGACTCCGACCGGGGTGAACTCCACGGGCAGGGTGCGCAGCCCCCGCATGATGAGACCGCCCCGCCACCTCAACTCGGCGGGATCGGCGGCCAGTCGGAGGTCCGGGAGCCGGGTGAGAAGAGTGGCGAGGGCCGTCTGTCCCTCCAGCCGGGCCAGCGGGGCGCCGAGGCAGTAGTGGATGCCGTGGCCGTAGCCCAGGTGCTGGTTGTCCCGGCGGGAGAGGTCGAGGGTGTCCGGGTCGGCGAACCGCTCCGGGTCCCGGTCGGCGGCGGCCAGGACGACCAGGACCGGGTCACCGGCGGCGATGTGCTGCCCGCCGATGGTCAGCGGCTCGGTGGCGAACCGCCAGGTGGCCAGCTCCACCGGGCCGTCGTAGCGCAGGAGTTCCTCGACGCCGGTCTCCAGCAGGGCGGTGTCGCCGGCGGCCAGGGAGTCCTGGAGGCGGGCGCGCTGCGCGGGGTGGGTGAGCAGCGCGAAGGTGCCGTTCCCGATGAGGTTGACGGTGGTCTCGAAACCGGCGAACAGCAGGATGAAGGCCATGGCGGCGGCCTCGTTCTCGGTGAGGTGCTCGCCGTGGTCGGACGCCCGGATGAGACCGGAGATGAGGTCCTCGTCCGGGCCCGGGGTGTCGGGCAGCGCTTCGCGCTTGCGGTGGATGAGGTCGGCCAGATAGCCGCGCATCTTCTTCACGGACCGGGCGACGCCGCCCCGCGGGCCGCCCTGGTGCCGGATCATCATGCCCGCCCAGTCCCGGAAGTCGTCCTGGTCCTCGCGGGGGACGCCGAGCAGGTCGCAGATGGCGTAGATGGGCAGCGGGAAGGCGAACTCGTGGATGAGGTCGGCCTCCCCCTTCCCGGCGAACCCGTCGATGAGGTGGTCGGTCAGCTCCTGCACCCGGGGCGCGAACGCGGCGACACGGCGCGGTGTGAACGCCTTGCTGACCAGGCGCCGCAGCCGGGTGTGGTCCGGCGGGTCGATGTTCAGCAGATGCGTCATCAACTCGGCCTTGCGCTCACCGGGGATGCCGGTGCGGCCCTTGGCATGGGCCGGTTCGGCGTGGTGGGCCGGGTTCTTGGAGAGCCGGTTGTCGGCGAGCGTCTGCTTGGCGTCGGCGTACCGGGTGACCAGCCAGGCCTCCACCCCGCTGGGCAGCCGGGTCCGGTGCACGGGCGCGTGCTCCCGCAGCCAGGCGTACGCCGGATACGGATCGGTGGCGAACTCCCAGGTGAAGAGCTCGGGAGCGGCGGGAGCGGAGGCGGGGCATCGGGGCTGGTCGGTCACCCTTCGACGTTATCCGCCCTGCGGGCCCAGGGTCTTCACGCCCTCCGCGGCCCGGACCGCGTCCCGGTAGGCCCGGGCGGCGACGCGCAGGGCGGCCTCCGGGTCGACGCCGGCCTCCGCCGCGCGCACCGCCGTGGCGAGCAGGTCGTAGCCGACGCCCTCCCCGGCGGGCAGCGGGACGTCGAGTCCGGCCGTGTGGACACGGGACGCCAGCTTCGCCGCGAGGGCGAGGCCGGGCTGGCCGAGCGGGATGCCGTCGGTGACCGACTCCCGCCGCTTCTCCTCGGCCTTCGTGCGCAGCCAGTGCTCGCGGACCTCCTCGGGGGTCGTCGCGGTCGCGTCGCCGAAGACATGGGGGTGGCGGTGAATCAGCTTGGCGACGATGCCGCCGGCGACGTCGTCGATGGAGAACGGGGCGTCGGGGTGCTCCTCGGCGATCCGGGCGTGGAAGACGACCTGGAGCAGGACGTCGCCCAGTTCCTCGCGCAGCTCGTCGCGGTCGCCGTCCTCGATCGCCTCGACCAGTTCGTACGCCTCCTCGATGCCGTACTTGGCCAGGCCCTCGTGGGTCTGCCGGGAGGACCAGGGGCACTCGGCGCGGATGCGGTCCATGACCTGGACCAGGTCGAGGAGGCGGGCGCCGGGCAGGTCGTAGGAGGCGGGCAGCAGCTCCAGCTCGGGCATCCGCACCCTGCCGGTCCCGGCGAGGCGGGCCAGGCCGTCGGTGAGCGCGGGCTCGCCCTCGCCGGTGGCCACGACGACGGCGGTCCGGCCCCCGGAGCACGCCTCGACCAGCTGTTCGGCGGTCGGGACGGCCTCGTCGACGGTGATCCCGGCCTCGCGCAGATACGGCAGCTGCGGGTGCGCGCCGTCCGCGCACAGCACCCGGTCGGCCGTGCGCAGTGCCTGCCAGGCGGGCCAGGACAGCAGACCGGGCGCGACGCGGTGGCTGGTGGTGAGCAGGACGATACGGCCGGGGGCGGCTTCGGGACTGGTTGCGTTCACGCTCCGAACGTAACCCACGTCCCGGGTGCGGCTCTTCGGCCGTCCCCGGACCGGCCGGCTACGCGGGCTGCTGCGGCGCGGTGACCTCGCGCAGCCAGGGGGCCTTGGCGTCGGTGCGGGCGCTCTGGCGGGCGTCCCAGGTGCCGTAGCGGGGGTTGAGGTCGATGTCGAGCTTCTTGGAGGCCGCGGCCAGCGCGTCCCAGAAGGCGGGCTTGCCGGTGTCGGTGCCGAGCGCGGTGGCGAGCTTCTGGGCCTCCAGCTGGAGGCGGAGGTTGTCGTCGAGGCGCTGCGGCGGGACGCCGTACTGCTGGAGCCAGGACGTCTCGAGCGCCTTCGCGCCGCCGACCTGCTTCTCCAGGCCCTCCCGCATCTCCTGGACCTCCTTGCGGGTCACGCTCACGCCGTGGTCGAGGGCGGCCCGGTGCAGCACCCGGTCGAGGACCATGGTGTGCAGCACGTCGCGCGGGAGGGTGCCGGACTTGGCGATGACCTGGGCGTAGGCCGCCTCGTCGGGGACGGCGGCCCGCTGGGCGTCGCGTACCTCGCTCACCCGGTTCTCCAGCTGGGCGACGGTGATCCGCTGGTCTCCGACGACGGCGGCCGCGCCCGGATGCGCGTCGCTTCCGCACGCGGTGAGCAGGGGTGCCGCGGCGAGCACGGCGGAGAGCAGGAGCGCGGTACGACGGCGGCGGTGCAAGGAGACCTCCCGAGGGGCGCTTGTGCGTCGGTGCACAAAGTCTTGCGGTGATCGATGGTAGGCAGTGGGCAAGCTCTGGCCAACCCATTCGACCAACGATTCGCGTGCGCTTCGGGCACCCGTCACCCGGCGCGGCGCGATCTCCGCGGCCCCAAGGGCTGTCCCGTGATTCCCGGTGGACGCCGGGAATCACGGGACAGCCCTTAGCCTCGGACCTGGCCGAGCCATTGGAGGGTGCGGCGGACCTCTGCGGCGAGGGGGTGGGCGGGGCCGTGCAGGCGCTCGACGTCCATCAGGAGCCGGGCGAGGGTGTCGTGGGCGGCGGGGCGGTCGCCGAGGGCGAGCAGCAGATGCCCGATACGGCGGCGCACGTCGTGGGCGAGCACGGGGTCGCCGGAGACGTACTGGTTCTCGTAGTACGGCAGCAGCGAGCGGTACTCGGCGAGGGCGGCGGCCGGTTCGCCGAGCTGTTCGAGGCACTGGGCGACGTCGTAGCGGAAGCGCAGGGACTGCGGGTCGGCCTGTCCGGCCTCGGAGGCCCGCTCGTCGGCGAGGCGGCGCAGCTCGGGCAGGGCGCGCCGGTACTGGCCGTCGTCCATGAGCGTGGCCGCGTACTGCTTGCGCAGGGTGCGCACGACCGGCGAGTTGCCGCCGTGCTGTTCGGCCGCGACCGGCAGGATCGCGCCGAGGATGTCGACGGCCTGGGTGATCCGGCCCTCGCCGAGGAGGCGCTTGACCTCGTCGACGGCCCGTGCCACGTCGGCCTTCTCGTCGGCGGGCGGTGCCGGGGCGGCGGGCGCCGGCTGGGGCGCGGGGGTGCGGGCGCGGTCCGGCCAGGGGGCGTGCGGGCGCAGGAAGGGGCGGGTGGGGTCGAGGGGCTCCCCGCCGGGTATGCCGCGCGCGGGCAGCAGCGGCGCCAGGGACTCGTAGACCTCCTGGGCGGAGGCCGGGCGGTGCTGGGGGTCCTTGGCGAGCAGGCGCAGGACCAGTGCCTCCAGGGCCTCGGGGACCTCGGGGCGGGACTGGCGCACCGGCTTCGGCGGCTCGTACAGATGCCGGTGCAGCACGCCGAGCGCGGTCGAGCCGGAGAACGGCACGTCGCCGCTGAGCAGTTCGTGCATGAGGACGCCGAGCGCGTACAGGTCGGTGTACGGGCCGACGGCGCCGCCCATGGCCTGCTCGGGGGCCATGTAGGCGGGTGAGCCGATCGGGGAGCCGGTGTGGGTGAGGCGGGTGGTGTCGGTGTCCATGACGGAGGCGACGCCCAGGTCGAGGACGGTGACGGTGCCGTCCTGTTTCACCATCACGTTGCGCGGCTTGAGGTCGCGGTGGACGATCGGCACCGCGTGCACGGCGCTGAGCACGGCGCACAGCTGCGCGGCGACCGCGACCGCCCAGGGCCACGGGTACGCGTCCTGTTCGGCGAGGTGGGCGGAGAGGTCGACGCCGTCGACGTACTGCATGACGAGGAACAGCTCCTCGCCCTCGCTGCCCGCGTCGTGCACGGTGACCAGGCCGGGGTGGTCGACCTGCGCGGTCACCCGGCACTCGCGCACGAAGCGGCGGCGCAGCTCGTCCGCCTCCTGCCCGGCGACCTTGTCGGGGCGCAGCAGCTTCACCGCCACGCGCCGGTCGAGCCGCTGGTCGTAGGCCGTCCAGACC containing:
- a CDS encoding transglycosylase family protein; its protein translation is MLSGNGRHRRPRQAPALLVAAGVTGSAIAIPLLGASGASAADGSVWDKVAECESGGSWSADTGNGHYGGLQLTQADWEGFGGLDYAASPDLASRSQQIAVAQKILAERGTVPWGTCAVLNGLSKKSGAVDLDTGVSGDSPSEVSGSSGLLDSSDSSDSSESSGSSGGSGSSDGASNTPSGSSSASPESSAPSSPEAGKSGKSEKAEKSGFTATASPDSSPVESPEITNQDNSGQSAGSWSLVDTAAIEDVPAGPGRHRGASAEETKAADGDSAASGRHASYRVRAGDTLASIADSLDVDGGWRALFEANKAAIGTDANSIAPGQTLDVPTE
- a CDS encoding cytochrome P450 family protein, giving the protein MTDQPRCPASAPAAPELFTWEFATDPYPAYAWLREHAPVHRTRLPSGVEAWLVTRYADAKQTLADNRLSKNPAHHAEPAHAKGRTGIPGERKAELMTHLLNIDPPDHTRLRRLVSKAFTPRRVAAFAPRVQELTDHLIDGFAGKGEADLIHEFAFPLPIYAICDLLGVPREDQDDFRDWAGMMIRHQGGPRGGVARSVKKMRGYLADLIHRKREALPDTPGPDEDLISGLIRASDHGEHLTENEAAAMAFILLFAGFETTVNLIGNGTFALLTHPAQRARLQDSLAAGDTALLETGVEELLRYDGPVELATWRFATEPLTIGGQHIAAGDPVLVVLAAADRDPERFADPDTLDLSRRDNQHLGYGHGIHYCLGAPLARLEGQTALATLLTRLPDLRLAADPAELRWRGGLIMRGLRTLPVEFTPVGVKSSAPQT
- a CDS encoding nucleoside triphosphate pyrophosphohydrolase, which translates into the protein MNATSPEAAPGRIVLLTTSHRVAPGLLSWPAWQALRTADRVLCADGAHPQLPYLREAGITVDEAVPTAEQLVEACSGGRTAVVVATGEGEPALTDGLARLAGTGRVRMPELELLPASYDLPGARLLDLVQVMDRIRAECPWSSRQTHEGLAKYGIEEAYELVEAIEDGDRDELREELGDVLLQVVFHARIAEEHPDAPFSIDDVAGGIVAKLIHRHPHVFGDATATTPEEVREHWLRTKAEEKRRESVTDGIPLGQPGLALAAKLASRVHTAGLDVPLPAGEGVGYDLLATAVRAAEAGVDPEAALRVAARAYRDAVRAAEGVKTLGPQGG
- a CDS encoding SurA N-terminal domain-containing protein, whose protein sequence is MHRRRRTALLLSAVLAAAPLLTACGSDAHPGAAAVVGDQRITVAQLENRVSEVRDAQRAAVPDEAAYAQVIAKSGTLPRDVLHTMVLDRVLHRAALDHGVSVTRKEVQEMREGLEKQVGGAKALETSWLQQYGVPPQRLDDNLRLQLEAQKLATALGTDTGKPAFWDALAAASKKLDIDLNPRYGTWDARQSARTDAKAPWLREVTAPQQPA
- a CDS encoding serine/threonine-protein kinase — protein: MSTLIGQGGMGQVWTAYDQRLDRRVAVKLLRPDKVAGQEADELRRRFVRECRVTAQVDHPGLVTVHDAGSEGEELFLVMQYVDGVDLSAHLAEQDAYPWPWAVAVAAQLCAVLSAVHAVPIVHRDLKPRNVMVKQDGTVTVLDLGVASVMDTDTTRLTHTGSPIGSPAYMAPEQAMGGAVGPYTDLYALGVLMHELLSGDVPFSGSTALGVLHRHLYEPPKPVRQSRPEVPEALEALVLRLLAKDPQHRPASAQEVYESLAPLLPARGIPGGEPLDPTRPFLRPHAPWPDRARTPAPQPAPAAPAPPADEKADVARAVDEVKRLLGEGRITQAVDILGAILPVAAEQHGGNSPVVRTLRKQYAATLMDDGQYRRALPELRRLADERASEAGQADPQSLRFRYDVAQCLEQLGEPAAALAEYRSLLPYYENQYVSGDPVLAHDVRRRIGHLLLALGDRPAAHDTLARLLMDVERLHGPAHPLAAEVRRTLQWLGQVRG